In Chiloscyllium punctatum isolate Juve2018m chromosome 18, sChiPun1.3, whole genome shotgun sequence, the sequence tgtttccatgctgtacctcatTGATTCTGACAGTTAAGGGATGTCACAGATTGCTTATCCTCGAGAAAGTGCTCAGATCAGGACTACACCAGAAGCTTGGTCTACTCCCAGATTAGACTCACTACAGTTTAGATACAAACTCAGAGGCTAAAGGGCCAAGTGTCTTATCCATTTAAGACAAGAGCCCAGACAAATACATCAGGAACTCACATGAGGGTCCGTGTGGCCAGAGGAGAGTTTGTGCAGATCCAGCAGACTCTGGTTCACATCCTTCTCCATCTGCAGAGCTCTCTGCATTGCCTCCAGACCATTGCCCCACTCATCCTGCTCTGGCTTCTGGGAGGAAGCAAAAAAACAGTGGTCACTTTCTTACAAGTGGTGTCCAATCCAGTAAAAGGTGGTTACAAGGAGGACGGAGGGCTTAACAATACACAGGTATAAACCAATTGGGTTAAACCACTTCAAATCCATGTTAAGTGAAGTTATTTCTAACCAAGTAGAATAGAAACTAAATTAATCCAACCttgacatcctgcaggaggactcGGCCTCCACGTTTATTCTGGAATGCCATCAGTTTCTCAGCGTGTTCCCGTTCCTCATGGGACTGCTCCTTGAAGAACTCAGCAAAGTGATGCAGGGCAACATCATCCCGGTCAAAGTAAGAGGACTGGGGGAGGAGAGAAATCAAGTGTCACTTAAAGCTCAAAGAGCAATTAGAGATTCTCAATTAATAGTCAATTGATAACAGCATAAAACTTCATTCCCTGCTAAAGCAGTGAGCTAGATTCAGCTCTTGCTATTCAGTCCAATTTCATGGAAGCTAAACATCCCATACCAAACTAAACCTGAAATCTTATGTCAGGTTATGTAGTACATCCTGCTTTCACTGAATTGAACCAAAGTGCCCTCCTCACAGTGGAGGAGATTTTCCATAACAGGGTCGATCGCTCCAGTATCTGGCCCATCATGGAGAGAGACTGTCTGACATGGTAGGGTTTACTGCCAGATACTATTTCAAACATGACCAGTGGCTGGACTGCATCAGGGAAAGGAACAAAGGTCCTCCAATTGATTCCAGAACAAGCAGTTGAGATACTGTCAAATACCATTGACCAAGTTATATACACCATTTTCCATTCCACTAATGAAAAACAGTGATCATTGCTGTGAATGAAGTCTCAACATCAGAAGGTTGAGAGCTTAACATTCCAAAGGGAGGGAACAATACTAAGGAGGATCTGCCAGACTACAGCAGTGACACTAGAGGGTGACCATCTGGCAATAAGTAGGGCCATGGTATGATACAAAAAAACCCAATTATAATTCAGCAACATTCAGATACACTTCTGGAGTAGATAGTACTACAACCTAGGCCtcttggttcagaggtagggacagtacCAGTCTACCACAAGAAGCTCACACTACACCTTAAATAACCATAGAGAGGAGCTGCTGTCAGAGTTGTTCACTCAAAGGGCATTCCATGTTTGAAATCACCAGAACATCACACAATCCATTTTACCAATACATTAAATGAACAAAAGTCCAACTCTTCAGGTTGAAGAGTCAAGCCCACAAGCCTCACCATGGAGAGGTAAACATAGGAGGAATAGAGCTCCAGGTTGATCTGCTTGTTAACAGCATCCTCACAGTCCTTGTGGTAGTTCTGACACACTTGGGAGGCCATCTTCACTATTCCTACTCACTCTCAAACTGAACCTCTCACCCACTAGTTGTTGTATTTATCTTCCTGGGACACCCTGCACTCAACCAGGGTGTGGCAGCACCAATGAAGATTGACAATCCCTGACAGCCGCTCAGGAATTTCCAATCAATCCAGGCACCAATGAACACAACAGGGAGGacagtgagggaggagctgagacCTAGAGCCAATCAGAAATCTGGAAGATAGAGTGGTTTGAGAGATGAAACTTCATGATATCATTGCTCTTGGAGTAATACATTCTGTGCAAACTCCAAATGAGCTGGATGTAACTGAATGACAAATGAAGTCTCTGCTGATTGGAAACACGATATTAATCTTCTCTCCACCTTTTCTAAACATTTGAATGTGTTCCTGCAAATTAAATGCTACGTATTTATTTTTGTTGGCTTCAAATTGGACCAAATTTCAAATGTTCATTCATTAATGGGTCATGGGCATCGCAAGCTtgtccaacatttattgcctgtccctggttgcccttctgaaggtgatggtgaactgccttcttgaaccgaaGCAGTCAATTGACTTAGCTACACCCACAGGACCTTTAGGGAGGGGgctgcaggattttgacccagtgacactgaagaaacgccaatgtatttccaagtcaggatggtgagtgacttggagggaacttCCTTGTCCTTATATATGGTATCGgtcgtgtgtttggaaggtgcagaCTCAGGTCGGGGAGAGAATTACTCTCATACATCTCGTGCATAGTACACACAGCTgccactgagtgtcagtggaagggggagtgaatatttgtggatgtggtgccaatcaagagggctgctttgtcctggatggtgttgagcttcttgtatGTTGTTGGAGGTGTACTCATTCAGGTAAGTAGGGAGTATTCTATCTCACTCCTGAGTTGTGTTTTGAAGGTGGGAGACAGGCTATTGGGAGTCAGCgattagttacttgctgcaggatccCTAGCCTCACTGAATTTATCTGAACAGTCCCGTTCATATTCTGTTCAATGGtaatcccaggatattgatagtggggattcaatCACGGTAATAttattgaatgtcatggggtaatggttagattctcctTTGGTGGAGGTGACCATTGCCTGGTACTTGTGTGGCTCAAATATAAATTGTCAATTGTCAGCctgaacctggatattgtccaagccTTGCTGTATGTGGACATGGACCACTTCACTTTATGAGAAATTATAAGCTACGATGTAAAAGCAGTTGAGAAATAAAACCAGAACATGCTGAAGAGTCTACATggggtctggcagaatctgtgggtGGAAGGATAGAGTTAATGTTGAGTCCAAAGACTGAGTCAAAAGGTGACGTAaattattaactctgtttctctctccagtgaGGATGGCAGCTCTGCTGAGATTCTTCAACAATTTCTGCTGTGGTTCCAGATTTCGATTTTCTGTgggattttgatttttttttaatcgaATTGGTTCAATTCCAAGGTGAGGTGGAGATGTGTTCCCTTTGATTAACCTCTGTGTTAGATAGGCCTGACAGAGTGGCTCTGATTCACATCTGGAGACACCAATAACATCTCACTGAGAAGCCTCTTGTGAAAGATGCCTGTGGGCACAGTTGATGTGTCTGACCAGAAACTGTATTCATGTATTTACGCTCGTTCTGGTCAAAAAGGATCCAAAACATATTGATATCCAGCGGTCACAAAGACCTTATCCAAATGGATGGACATCACATGGTCACTCAATGATCACCAGAGACTTTGAAAAAAGCCTTTGGGTACTGGCTCTGGGGGTAACTATTGACTGATCCTTTATCTAACATTATATTGAATTTAGTATGCCTAATTTCTTAGGGAGCAGGGAAGGGGATAGattcaaaacaaaatcaaggTGGTGAAAAACAAACTCCTACAGATGATTTTCTTCACAATGACAGAGATGAAATAGGACTGTAAATATCTTTGAGAGTTACAAGGACATTAATATCTCATTTCATTGCTGTTCCCATCAAATTCCTAATATACCGTTCTATGGGATGTGGGTAatgaccaggccagcatttaccCCATCCCTAGAGCCAATCATATTGCTGTAGATGAGTCTGGAGTCCTGTGTAGGCCAgctcaggtaaggacagcagatttctttccctgaagagcATTTGTGTACCAGGTCGGGATTCTCCCTGACAATGGACAACAGCTTCATGGTCAcagaacgtggtgctggaaaagcacagcaggtcaggcagcatccgaggagcaggggaattgatgttTGGGGTATGAGCCCTCCATCAGGATGAAAGGCtgatacccgaaacatcgactccaGGGCTGatgggcctatactgcgctgtaatgatctcctgctcctcagatgctgcctgacctgctgcgcttttccagcaccacacgttttgactgtgatcctcagcatctgcattcctcactttttcctaacaGCTTCATGGTCTTCTTCAGACgggattccagatttttactgaatacAAATTGCGCCCGCTGCAATGGCTGGAAATGAACACAGCCCCCGCCCGGGTCTCATGCTGATGTCATTAGGTCATCACCTTCACTGCCTTAGGCAGCGGCTAACTGCCGTCAGCATCTCCAGCCACGTATACAGGATGGTGAAAGAAATGGGGATAAGTGTAAGGTGGAAGGTACATCTGGTGATGAAGTACTGCAAAGCACCTAAATACAAAAGTAACATCATGGGAAACACCTACTATTGGTTTGCCAAACTGACTGAAGAGAAAAATATTTGGATATGGAGGAGGGTGAAggtgaagcatttacttcagtcCACGTTGAATTCACAATGCCCCGTCTAAACTGATTAATGGAGCACAGTTCCACAGACTCCACTCCTGCCAAGATCTTAACCTGGCTGCTGTTGAGGAGTACCTGTCTAGGTTATAGAGAGGCTTAGAAAGAGCAGGAGTTTATTTCAAATAGTGAACATTCTGGCTGTGTTCAGCATTGTCCAAGCAGCCACTCTTGCAGGTTCTCACTGTGTAGGGTTAAACTTCCCCATTGAGACTAATGCAGTAA encodes:
- the LOC140488982 gene encoding ferritin heavy chain A-like → MASQVCQNYHKDCEDAVNKQINLELYSSYVYLSMSSYFDRDDVALHHFAEFFKEQSHEEREHAEKLMAFQNKRGGRVLLQDVKKPEQDEWGNGLEAMQRALQMEKDVNQSLLDLHKLSSGHTDPHLCDFLERHYLDEQVKMIKKLGDHITNLKRLGAPENGLGEYLFDRLTLGESD